A window of the Myripristis murdjan chromosome 15, fMyrMur1.1, whole genome shotgun sequence genome harbors these coding sequences:
- the cfap43 gene encoding cilia- and flagella-associated protein 43: protein MDAVGNLEVRWAQGLTDHRVEFVDKTTVCYTSGNCIVFLDLDTKKQSVFQCPGRGIGTFTANGKSRILAFSERKLNPSIFVYSYPKLVLENELKGSAQLDYTSLALSDGGPYLGCCSTLPDHSITVWNWENAEPICSQPRAGKGVVSLVFNPMNWLQICALGTISLTVWNIEKSASFHVMKPSVIELPAADGSVTEREAPPSHIINDRLTYFGPQMPATAISGLTGDKADIVVQSTRATLTATAICWTATSELYVGCKEGFLLLVDPDSLSVSVLFNPTAASAIPELKKGSFQSLALHGSSLIAAKKEGAMHCLHIKESQIEITQTWEVDVPVTSVMYSPDYETLLSFSNMGQICICKPAQSEKMVKVLDILSGNFVAGALLHTKENICVSVRDSGELQLWSADGFCIGSLRLQAEVTSLACCPVAHYAAVGTVSGHVLFIDLIREQQPRLVHKAHLYSRPVDHLVFDQDGNYLLTGASDAHVFVVDAKPSKRFSIIGYTVVPGPILSLSAQYIRDRKHVKVLALCSGQKDQNHEGSLLTLLTLPVKDLAGCVDLRGCLSNHTLQQSIHQVPHALQSCVLGVNEVFAYCHKKKALQRFQLPQNTDRLSGEEGVQLKLQQEVEGHPLGPASLALSPHHSWLVTVGRDGLLRVRETSSLERCIEIQCHSCHLGGVRSVSFSADSQALLTTGLRDGSLVCTDLKISVMGAEKGNEATQYRQIVARLLVNVLNAENLVLSDLPDWSQTCLSSSGSKEPQEEEVRGETETVDVTEQDGSHTNTAPDPTWLESKQEAVVKAEIQQYYDTKKNLEEKVKELRNTIQEMMRENENLPDAERLEQQQFNLNVEEQRRSEMKGEQEVTKVRNETELDNLAKSYLYDVLKRECWDSMVVKGKAVRAFYSDHKVKNYPMRERTEKELEELLRVQNMRKIEKAASIEIPEKRSNTASEKEEEEEEEGDEADSAAVTGSLSAQLGCSNPYLYDQFNLQTTEQKINQIILLQDVIYQVKTAFNREFEAMHKKKQQEVSRVKDKNKRIREIMVELGVTEELWEPSLADSEQPERALIVKDSEIKVEKYLSPEQKKEEEERKKLEEQRRLAAKGDEHREKALDDMMGGALEVKKEDILNMEIPQPEFVLSKPDTQWSEEEKKVYKEYEKKNKELSEEQEKYRKSLEIEMRKLQASIKDATEGFDETLTKLLEWKVKSEMVIYQEELKITNIVYSILIEEEIRNREVELSLKLEKFLAYKAEIEEELQKHKDDVESFLVTYDNTVAEDKLLDKKFRKDFLDVPVHIVEHLYKLFKRRPRVQKMRTQMDSSINIKDQSLCGWMAADGLSQMLKAMEELDAPENMPEDLDPLIWERFCLVRRAKVESEQQVKTMALTLAEMQAFLQKRIDENETYEQEIKNLTDELDRVHKEKNCFRKDIMVQVLMKQGQVELTPTDLTADYSDSVLHHRSVVEGLNHTIKMFGEQKIAAMVDCKEFLKGLIQEECEHNKMEMQIEDLNTNARDIEMFHVSRKLQEYLSDTDYHCQISKQVSTLQKAIALQEEAHLQSVQHHKKTIELLNRQAAIKAQKDAMLDQQLANMQVTVAERGHICDAIAVQDNQEEETEQRYQEIIHIKNLEDLAKELAVELDIQWTEVERLRMKTFPSLRLLTHN, encoded by the exons ATGGATGCCGTTGGTAATTTAGAAGTCAG GTGGGCACAGGGTTTGACAGACCACCGTGTTGAATTTGTCGACAAGACAACAGTATGTTACACATCTGGGAACTGCATTGTTTTCCTTGACCTGGATACGAAAAAGcaaagtgtgtttcagtgtcctGGCAGAGGCATTGGTACCTTCACTGCGAATGGAAAGAGTAGGATATTAGCCTTCTCTGAGCGGAAGCTAAACCCATCTATATTTGTATACAGCTATCCTAAACTTGTGTTGGAGAATGAGCTAAAAG GATCTGCGCAACTGGATTATACGTCTCTGGCATTAAGTGATGGTGGTCCTTATTTGGGGTGTTGCTCTACTCTTCCAGACCACAGCATTACAGTGTG GAATTGGGAAAATGCTGAGCCAATTTGCTCACAACCACGAGCCGGGAAGGGTGTCGTTTCTTTGGTGTTCAACCCCATGAACTGGCTGCAGATTTGTGCTTTGGGTACAATATCCCTCACCGTGTGGAATATTGAGAAGAGCGCCAGTTTTCATGTCATGAAACCGAG tgtgaTAGAGCTTCCAGCAGCTGATGGCTCCGTCACTGAGAGAGAGGCGCCCCCCTCTCATATTATCAATGACAGACTGACCTATTTTGGTCCTCAGATGCCTGCAACAGCCATCTCAGGGCTCACAGGAGACAAGGCAGACATTGTTGTG CAGAGCACCAGGGCCACACTGACCGCtactgccatctgctggacagCCACATCAGAGCTGTATGTGGGCTGCAAAGAAGGCTTTCTGCTGCTTGTTGACCCAgacagtctctctgtctcagttctATTCAATcccacag CTGCCAGTGCCATCCCTGAACTCAAGAAAGGCAGCTTTCAAAGCTTAGCTCTTCATGGGAGCAGTTTGATTGCTGCGAAAAAG GAGGGTGCGATGCACTGCCTGCACATCAAAGAGAGCCAGATTGAGATCACACAAACATGGGAAGTAGATGTACCTGTCACATCTGTCATGTACTCCCCTGATTATGAAACAttactttcattttcaaacatg GGTCAGATCTGTATTTGTAAACCAGCCCAGTCAGAGAAGATGGTGAAGGTCCTGGATATTCTCAGTGGCAATTTTGTGGCAGGAGCTTTGCTGCACACTAAGGAAAACATTTGTGTG TCAGTGAGAGATTCTGGAGAACTGCAGCTGTGGTCCGCAGATGGGTTTTGCATTGGTTCTCTACGTCTTCAAGCCGAG GTGACAAGTCTGGCCTGCTGTCCTGTAGCACACTATGCAGCTGTGGGAACTGTCTCAGGCCACGTGCTTTTTATTGACCTGATCAGGGAACAGCAACCTCGCCTGGTTCACAAGGCCCATCTGTACTCCAGGCCTGTGGATCATCTGGT ttttgatCAAGATGGGAACTACCTTCTCACCGGCGCCTCAGATGCTCATGTCTTTGTAGTAGATGCAAAGCCGTCAAAGAGATTTTCAATCATAGGATACACAG TTGTTCCTGGGCCCATTTTGTCGCTCTCTGCCCAGTACATCAGAGACCGCAAGCATGTGAAAGTTCTTGCACTTTGTTCTGGACAGAAGGACCAAAACCACGAGGGCAGCCTGCTTACACTGCTCACTCTGCCTGTGAAGGACCTTGCAG GTTGTGTGGACCTGCGGGGTTGTCTGTCTAATCACACCCTGCAGCAGTCCATACACCAAGTGCCTCATGCCCTCCAGTCCTGTGTACTGGGTGTCAATGAGGTCTTTGCTTACTGCCACAAGAAGAAAGCTCTTCAGCGTTTCCAGCTGCCTCAG AACACAGACCGTCTCTCAGGTGAAGAGGGGGTCCAGCTGAAACTACAGCAGGAGGTAGAGGGCCATCCCCTGGGCCCcgcctctcttgctctgtctcctcACCACTCATGGCTGGTCACTGTGGGTCGAGATGGCCTACTACGTGTACGAGAGACTTCCTCACTG GAGAGGTGCATTGAGATACAGTGTCATTCCTGCCATCTTGGAGGGGTTCGGAGTGTCTCCTTCTCTGCAGACAGCCAGGCGCTCCTCACGACAGGCCTCAGAGATGGCTCTCTTGTGTGCACTGATCTCAA AATCAGTGTGATGGGTGCCGAGAAAGGGAATGAAGCGACTCAGTACAGACAAATTGTGGCCCGTTTGTTGGTGAACGTGTTGAATGCAGAGAACCTCGTCCTGAGTGACTTGCCTGACTGGAGCCAAACATGTCTGTCGTCTTCGGGCTCAAAAGAACCACAGGAAGAGGAG GTCAGAGGTGAAACAGAGACTGTGGATGTGACAGAGCAGGATGGGAGTCATACCAACACAGCTCCAGACCCCACCTGGCTGGAAAGCAAGCAAGAGGCG GTTGTGAAAGCAGAGATACAGCAATATTatgacacaaagaaaaacttGGAGGAAAAAGTCAAAGAATTACGTAACACT ATCCAGGAAATGATGCGTGAAAATGAGAACCTCCCAGATGCTGAGCGTCTGGAACAACAGCAATTCAATCTAAATGTGGAGGAACAGAGGAGGTCAGAGATGAAGGGGGAGCAGGAGGTTACCAAG GTGAGAAATGAGACAGAGCTGGATAATCTCGCAAAAAGTTACCTCTACGATGTTCTCAAGAGAGAGTGCTGGGATTCTATGGTGGTCAAAGGCAAAGCTGTCAGG GCCTTCTACTCTGACCACAAGGTGAAGAATTACCCCATGAGAGAGCGAACAGaaaaggagctggaggagcttcTCAGAGTACAGAATATGAGGAAGATTGAAAAGGCTGCCTCCATT GAGATTCCAGAGAAGAGGTCCAACACAGCCagtgaaaaggaggaagaggaagaggaggagggcgatGAGGCAGATAGCGCTGCTGTAACGGGCAGCCTCAGTGCTCAGTTAGGATGTTCAAACCCCTATCTTTATGATCAGTTCAACCTGCAGACCACAGAGCAGAAGATCAACCAGATAATCCTGCTACAG GATGTGATTTATCAAGTCAAGACAGCTTTCAACAGGGAGTTTGAGGCCatgcacaagaaaaaacagcaggaggtCAGCCGTGTGAAGGACAAGAACAAGCGCATCAGGGAGATCATGGTGGAACTGGGCGTCACCGAGGAGCTGTGGGAGCCCAGTCTGGCAGACAGTGAGCAGCCAGAGAGGGCGCTCATTGTGAAGGATTCAGAG ATAAAAGTAGAAAAGTACCTCAGCCCAGagcagaaaaaggaggaggaggagaggaagaagttGGAAGAACAAAGACGTTTGGCTGCCAAG GGTGATGAGCACAGAGAGAAGGCTCTGGATGACATGATGGGTGGAGCACTTGAAGTGAAGAAAGAGGACATACTGAACATG GAAATACCTCAGCCTGAGTTTGTTCTGAGCAAACCTGACACTCagtggagtgaggaggagaaaaaggtcTACAAAGAGTATGAGAAGAAGAACAAAGAGCTGAGTGAGGAACAGGAGAAATACAGGAAG AGCCTAGAAATTGAAATGAGGAAACTGCAGGCATCCATCAAAGATGCTACTGAAGGGTTCGATGAAACCTTGACAAAGTTGCTTGAGTGGAAAGTAAAATCTGAAATGGTGATATACCAG GAAGAGCTCAAGATTACCAATATTGTTTACTCAATTCTCATAGAAGAAGAGATTAGAAACCGAGAGGTTGAGCTCAGCCTAAAACTTGAAAAATTTTTGGCATACAAG GCTGAAATTGAGGAAGAGcttcagaaacacaaagatgATGTTGAATCATTTCTTGTGACCTATGATAACACTGTAGCTGAGGACAAA CTTCTTGACAAAAAATTCAGGAAGGACTTCCTTGATGTGCCCGTCCATATTGTTGAGCATCTCTATAAGCTGTTCAAGCGTAGACCGAG AGTTCAAAAGATGAGGACCCAGATGGACAGCAGCATCAACATTAAAGATCAGTCTCTCTGCGGCTGGATGGCTGCTGATGGGCTCAGCCAAATGCTCAAGGCCATGGAGGAGTTAGACGCTCCAGAGAATATGCCAGAGGACTTAGACCCATTGATCTGGGAGAGGTTTTGTCTTGTCCGCAGAGCAAAAGTAGAGAGTGAGCAGCAG GTAAAAACAATGGCTCTGACTCTTGCTGAGATGCAGGCGTTCCTGCAGAAGAGGATTGATGAAAATGAGACTTATGAACAGGAAATCAAAAATCTCACTGATGAACTTGATCG CGTGCATAAGGAGAAGAACTGTTTCCGGAAGGACATCATGGTCCAAGTGCTGATGAAGCAGGGCCAGGTTGAGCTGACTCCCACAGACCTAACTGCTGACTACTCCGACTCTGTGCTTCACCACAGGAGTGTGGTAGAGGGCCTCAACCACACCATCAAG ATGTTTGGAGAGCAGAAGATAGCCGCCATGGTGGACTGCAAGGAATTCCTTAAGGGCCTCATCCAGGAGGAGTGTGAACACAACAAGATGGAGATGCAGATAGAGGACCTCAACACCAATGCGAGGGACATTGAGATGTTTCATGTCTCACGGAAGCTACAGGAA
- the LOC115372703 gene encoding glutathione S-transferase omega-1: protein MATEKCFAKGSAAPGPVPKGHIRLYSMRFCPFAQRTRLVLNAKGIKYDTININLKDKPDWYFEKNPLGLVPALETTAGQLIYESPITCEYLDEVYSEKKLLPSDPFEKAQQKMMLEQFSKITPYFYKIPTGKRNGEDVSGLVAELKQKFSNLNEDLVNKKTKYFAGDSITMIDYMMWPWFERLEIFELQHCLDETPELKKWTERMLEDPTVKATMHSMDTYKAFYKTYIEGKPNYDYGL, encoded by the exons ATGGCTACTGAGAAGTGTTTTGCTAAAG GAAGCGCCGCCCCTGGTCCAGTGCCAAAAGGTCATATCAGACTCTACAGCATGAGATTCTGTCCCTTTGCCCAAAGGACCAGACTCGTGCTCAACGCCAAAGGAATCAA atATGACACCATCAACATCAACCTGAAGGACAAACCTGATTGGTACTTTGAGAAAAATCCTCTCGGCCTTGTCCCAGCACTGGAGACAACAGCTGGCCAGCTCATATATGAGTCCCCGATCACATGCGAGTATCTGGATGAAGTTTACTCTGAGAAGAAGCTGCTTCCTTCAGATCCCTTCGAGAAGGCTCAACAAAAGATGATGCTGGAGCAGTTCTCCAAA ataaCACCATACTTCTACAAGATCCCAACGGGTAAAAGGAATGGCGAGGATGTATCAGGACTGGTAGctgaactgaaacagaaatTTTCCAACTTAAACGAG GACCTGGTTAATAAGAAAACCAAATACTTTGCTGGTGATTCTATCACAATGATTGATTACATGATGTGGCCATGGTTTGAGAGACTGGAGATATTTGAACTGCAGCA CTGCCTGGATGAAACGCCAGAGCTTAAGAAGTGGACAGAGCGCATGCTGGAGGACCCTACCGTCAAAGCAACCATGCACAGCATGGACACTTACAAGGCCTTCTACAAAACTTACATCGAAGGGAAACCCAATTATGACTATGGCCTGTAG